Below is a genomic region from Deltaproteobacteria bacterium.
GTCGTGGTGAGAGATGTTCGCGGAGTCCGAGAGCTTCCACTCCCACAGCACCTTCCCATCCCAGTCCAGCTCCTGAAGGATGCCGGCGACGCCGCCGACCTTGAAGTCGAGGGCGTGCGGATCGCGCGCGCCGCGCAGGAGACTCCCGTTCGGGAGCAGCTCCATGTCACCGCCCGGCGAGTACGGCGTCTCCCAGCGGTGAACGACCAAGCCTGCGTTGTTCACCAGGTACGCCGCGCCGGAAAGTGTGGGGTTGAACAGCACGTAGCCGTCGGCGACACCCGGCTCGCTCGCGATGAGTCCGCGCGGCATGAGCGGCGGCGGCACGAAGAACTCCGGGATCGGAGGCGCCTCGGGCACTGCTGCGGGCGCCTCCGGCGCGGCGTTCTCGGTGGCTTCACGCTCGCTGCAGGCGGCGAGCAGCGCGGCGAGAACGGTCACAGCGGCGAGCGATCGCATGGACGCCTCCCGAGCGAGCGGTGGTCCACTCTGCGGAAGTATGCGCTCATCG
It encodes:
- a CDS encoding aryl-sulfate sulfotransferase; the encoded protein is MRSLAAVTVLAALLAACSEREATENAAPEAPAAVPEAPPIPEFFVPPPLMPRGLIASEPGVADGYVLFNPTLSGAAYLVNNAGLVVHRWETPYSPGGDMELLPNGSLLRGARDPHALDFKVGGVAGILQELDWDGKVLWEWKLSDSANISHHDVTALPNGNVLVLAWETKSPAEATRAGRRVDWTPERGLFADVVLEIEPKSLSENRPGC